A genomic segment from Actinomyces lilanjuaniae encodes:
- a CDS encoding Glu/Leu/Phe/Val family dehydrogenase → MTRPTTPVADTDGPASSPLDDAKAQLADAVEFLNLDAGTHQMLATPRKEVTVSVPLRRDDGSMELCLGHRVQHNISRGPAKGGIRYSGSVNLDEVRALAMWMTWKCALLDLPYGGAKGGVAITPENYSERELERLTRRYTSELIPILGPGKDVPAPDMGTNEQTMAWIMDTYSVSIGYTVPGVVTGKPVDLGGSQGRAAATSRGVVYSVLNAMEALDLDPVGSSAVVQGFGKVGRGTARFLHDAGVKVLAVSDVHGAVRNDAGIDVPALESHVDAEGTVVGFPGADPTQAGEIFSVPCDVAVPAAVEGVITAETAPSVQARLVVEAANGPTTPAADAVLADRDVLVVPDILANGGGVVVSYFEWVQGNQAYWWTEEEVNDRLRTRMNKAWAEVTTFARDHDLSLRTAATTMAVKRVAEAHDSRGLYP, encoded by the coding sequence ATGACCCGCCCCACCACCCCCGTGGCCGACACAGACGGCCCAGCCAGCAGCCCGCTGGACGACGCCAAGGCCCAGCTGGCCGACGCTGTGGAGTTCCTCAACCTGGACGCGGGCACGCACCAGATGCTCGCCACCCCCAGGAAGGAGGTGACCGTGTCCGTCCCGCTTCGCCGCGACGACGGCTCCATGGAGCTGTGCCTGGGCCACCGGGTGCAGCACAACATCTCCCGCGGCCCCGCCAAGGGCGGTATCCGCTACTCCGGCAGCGTCAACCTGGACGAGGTCCGCGCCCTGGCAATGTGGATGACCTGGAAGTGCGCCCTGCTCGACCTACCCTATGGGGGCGCCAAAGGGGGCGTGGCCATCACCCCGGAGAACTACTCCGAGCGCGAGCTCGAGCGCCTCACCCGCCGCTACACCTCCGAGCTCATCCCCATCCTGGGACCGGGCAAGGACGTCCCCGCACCCGACATGGGCACCAACGAGCAGACGATGGCCTGGATCATGGACACCTACTCCGTCTCCATCGGCTACACGGTGCCCGGTGTCGTCACCGGCAAGCCCGTGGACCTGGGGGGCTCCCAGGGGCGTGCGGCAGCCACCTCCCGCGGTGTCGTCTACTCCGTCCTCAACGCCATGGAGGCCCTCGACCTGGACCCGGTCGGCTCCAGCGCCGTCGTCCAGGGCTTTGGGAAGGTGGGACGCGGCACCGCCCGCTTCCTCCACGACGCCGGGGTCAAGGTCCTGGCCGTCTCCGATGTCCACGGCGCCGTACGCAACGACGCCGGTATCGACGTGCCCGCCCTGGAGAGCCACGTCGACGCCGAGGGGACGGTCGTGGGCTTCCCTGGCGCCGACCCGACACAGGCTGGCGAGATCTTCTCCGTCCCCTGCGACGTCGCCGTACCCGCTGCCGTGGAGGGTGTGATTACTGCGGAGACGGCACCCAGCGTCCAGGCCAGGCTCGTCGTCGAGGCCGCCAACGGACCCACGACACCAGCCGCCGACGCCGTCCTGGCCGACAGGGACGTGCTCGTGGTCCCCGACATCCTGGCCAACGGCGGGGGCGTGGTCGTGTCCTACTTCGAGTGGGTCCAGGGAAACCAGGCCTACTGGTGGACCGAGGAGGAGGTCAACGACCGGCTGCGGACCCGCATGAACAAGGCCTGGGCCGAGGTGACCACCTTCGCCCGGGACCACGACCTGTCACTGCGCACCGCAGCGACCACCATGGCAGTCAAGCGTGTCGCCGAGGCGCACGACTCCCGCGGCCTGTACCCGTGA